In Synechocystis sp. PCC 6714, the following are encoded in one genomic region:
- a CDS encoding carbon dioxide-concentrating mechanism protein CcmK yields the protein MSIAVGMIETRGFPAVVEAADSMVKAARVTLVGYEKIGSGRVTVIVRGDVSEVQASVSAGIEAANRVNGGEVLSTHIIARPHENLEYVLPIRYTEEVEQFRTY from the coding sequence ATGTCCATTGCAGTTGGAATGATCGAAACCCGTGGCTTCCCCGCTGTTGTAGAAGCAGCCGATTCCATGGTTAAAGCCGCTCGGGTTACCCTGGTGGGCTACGAGAAAATTGGTAGCGGTCGGGTCACCGTTATTGTGCGGGGGGATGTGTCCGAAGTACAAGCTTCTGTTTCCGCTGGTATTGAAGCTGCCAACCGAGTCAACGGTGGGGAAGTGCTTTCTACCCACATCATTGCCCGTCCCCACGAAAACTTGGAGTACGTCCTTCCCATTCGCTACACCGAAGAAGTTGAGCAGTTTCGGACATATTAA
- a CDS encoding carbon dioxide-concentrating mechanism protein CcmK produces MSIAVGMIETLGFPAVVEAADSMVKAARVTLVGYEKIGSGRVTVIVRGDVSEVQASVTAGIENIRRVNGGEVLSNHIIARPHENLEYVLPIRYTEAVEQFREIVNPSIIRR; encoded by the coding sequence ATGTCAATTGCAGTTGGAATGATCGAAACCCTTGGGTTTCCCGCCGTTGTGGAGGCCGCTGACTCCATGGTGAAAGCCGCCCGGGTTACCCTGGTGGGCTACGAAAAAATTGGTAGTGGTCGGGTTACCGTCATTGTGCGGGGCGACGTGTCTGAAGTTCAAGCCTCTGTTACCGCTGGCATTGAAAATATTCGCCGGGTCAATGGTGGTGAAGTTTTGTCTAACCACATCATTGCCCGTCCCCACGAAAACTTGGAGTATGTCCTTCCCATTCGCTACACCGAGGCGGTGGAGCAGTTCCGGGAAATTGTTAATCCTTCTATTATCCGCCGTTAA
- a CDS encoding EutN/CcmL family microcompartment protein: MQLAKVLGTVVSTSKTPNLTGVKLLLVQFLDTHGQPLERYEVAGDVVGAGLNEWVLVARGSAARKERGNGDRPLDAMVVGIIDTVNVASGSLYNKRDDGR; the protein is encoded by the coding sequence ATGCAACTTGCCAAAGTTTTAGGGACTGTGGTCAGCACCTCGAAGACACCGAACTTGACTGGCGTTAAGCTGCTCCTAGTTCAGTTTCTCGATACCCACGGCCAACCCCTAGAGCGCTATGAGGTGGCCGGTGATGTGGTGGGAGCAGGCTTGAATGAATGGGTGCTGGTGGCCCGGGGAAGCGCCGCCCGTAAGGAACGGGGTAATGGCGATCGCCCTTTGGATGCCATGGTGGTGGGCATTATCGACACGGTTAATGTGGCTAGTGGTTCCCTTTACAACAAAAGGGACGATGGGAGATAG